The window GCCCCACAGCATTATAAGCGTCTTACTTCTCCGATGCAGACTGCGCCGCAATCAGATCCTCAAGCTCCTCCTTCTGACGCTGAAGCTCCGCCAGCGAGAGATCCGCCTGACCTGCCTCAAGTGCCGCCAGCTGCTGCGTGCGCTCCTGCATGAAACGATAGCCGAAAATACCGGCAACCGCGCCCACCGCAAGACCAATCCAGAAATCTGTCTTTGAGAACATGATAATTCCTCCTCTGTTCTATCGCCCAAATCAGGGCATTTCTCATCGTGGCGCTTTGCCTCATATCGAGTGACCGCCGCCGCGCTGCACACGCGGCGATGACAATTCCTGCGCCGTGAAAACCACAGCCGTGCCGCCGTTCTCCCCGGAATCATCTTGTTGTTCTCAGTATATGTGAGAATAAGCGCAATGTCAATAGTTTCGCGGTAATCAGGAATAACTATTGACATCATACTCATCTAAATATCATTATCACTGTGTATGATAATTTTCATCATTCACCCACCTAAAGAAAGGCACCTCTCATGAAGATCCATCCGCAGCATTCCACCCGCATCCTCGGCATCTGCCTCGCTCTCGCCGCCATGCTCTACGCCGCCACCTGCCTGCCCGCCGGCGAGGACGGCGATCCGCCGACGTACAAGGCCGAGGTGCTGCACGTCACGGAGACGGAGAACGAGATCAAGGCGTTTGCCCCCGGCAGCAAGCAATACGACGTACGCATCCGCCTCAACTCCGGTGCGGACAGCGGCACAGAGGCAGTGATCGTCCATCGCACGCTGAACAACCCCGCATTCGACATCCACCCGCAGGAGGGCGACCGCCTCATCGTGCGCGCGGAGGGTGCGGGCTACGCCATTTCCGACTATGACCGGCTGCCCGCCATCCTTCTTCTGCTGCTCGGCTTTTCCGCGCTCCTCATCCTCTTTGGGGGCAGGACGGGCGCAAAGGCACTCCTCGTCCTCCTCTTTGCCGTCCTCCTCATCGCAAAGGGGCTGATCGCGCTCATCCTCCTCGCGCCCGCACACATCCTCCTCTGGACAATCCTCATCGGCGCCGCCATCACGCTCGCGACCCAGCTCATCGTGAACGGACGCAATGTAAAGTCTGCCGGTGCGATCATCGGCACGGTCGGCGGCATCCTCATCGCAGCACTGCTCGCCCTCCTTGTCATCCACTGCGCCTACCTCACAGGTATCGACGAGGAACAGGCGGGGATGCTCAAGGCACTCTACCTCAAGGACGTGGACTTTCGCGATCTGCTCTTTGCGGGCATCGTCCTCGGCGCACTCGGCGCGGTCATGGATGTCGCCGTCTCCATCGCCTCCGCCCAGTACGAAATGAAACAGCTCGCCCCGCGCACGAACTTTCAGACCCTCGTCGCCTCGGGGCTCAGTGTCGGGCGCGACGTCATGGGCACGATGGCGAACACCCTCGTCCTCGCCTACATCGGCGGCGCACTCCCGCTCCTCCTCCTCATCTCGGCGCAGCCCGACCTCCCTCTGCTGCACGTCATGAACCTCAACATGATCGCCACCGAGATCGCACGCTCCCTCATCGGCAGCATCGGGCTTCTCTGCGCCATCCCCATCACCGCCTACGCCACCGCCTTCCTCATCACCATCCGTCCGCAGCCTCGAAAGAAAAACCGTGCTGCAGAATAAGTCACAAAGACTTCATGCCACAGCCCCTCGTCCATGGACGAAGCTGCGCACATCCGCCACCTGTTCCGCCTACAAGTTCAACAGTCGCGCCGTGAGTTCCACAGCGTCCGCAACATTTCGGCAGCCAAATCGCTCTGCATCGAGGGTGAGCGTATGATTTTCCGCTGTGTAGCCGCGCTTGTCCATCGTAACAAATGCCTGTACGGGGCGCTCCAAGTGCTCCGGGTTTGCGCAGAGCTGCTCGTAGCGCTTCCGATATGTTCGATACAGCCTCTCACCACACAGGGAGGCGGCATGGAGCAGAATCCCGTAAGAGCGCTCAAACGCGGCATCTGTCAGAAAGGTATACCGTGCACAGTAATCAAGCACAGCCTCC of the Selenomonas dianae genome contains:
- a CDS encoding YibE/F family protein, which gives rise to MKIHPQHSTRILGICLALAAMLYAATCLPAGEDGDPPTYKAEVLHVTETENEIKAFAPGSKQYDVRIRLNSGADSGTEAVIVHRTLNNPAFDIHPQEGDRLIVRAEGAGYAISDYDRLPAILLLLLGFSALLILFGGRTGAKALLVLLFAVLLIAKGLIALILLAPAHILLWTILIGAAITLATQLIVNGRNVKSAGAIIGTVGGILIAALLALLVIHCAYLTGIDEEQAGMLKALYLKDVDFRDLLFAGIVLGALGAVMDVAVSIASAQYEMKQLAPRTNFQTLVASGLSVGRDVMGTMANTLVLAYIGGALPLLLLISAQPDLPLLHVMNLNMIATEIARSLIGSIGLLCAIPITAYATAFLITIRPQPRKKNRAAE